A stretch of bacterium DNA encodes these proteins:
- the flgA gene encoding flagellar basal body P-ring formation chaperone FlgA, which produces MDEFKMTSLMLSASVALVLLASTLCAEVVPQGKIESVVRQKIVNNTALKRENLNIEFIRVPKVSIPGKVCRIHVSRENSARELGRLSFLVTALGDGGVEKRYWVTANVSARATAVCAAQLLKAGSVVGPGDVLLREREIRGNFSKRPVLDVKLAVGKMLKRGVPKGKMLTTDMLYVPPTVKRRSVVRLEVRVRSLRITTLGKALKDGRAGDLIPVRNIASRRTVYGVVQEDGTVVVLVGSD; this is translated from the coding sequence ATGGATGAGTTTAAGATGACCAGCCTTATGTTGAGCGCAAGCGTTGCGCTAGTCTTGCTTGCGAGCACGCTCTGCGCCGAGGTTGTCCCACAGGGCAAGATCGAGTCGGTCGTGCGTCAGAAGATAGTCAACAACACCGCCCTCAAGCGCGAGAACCTGAACATCGAGTTCATCCGCGTCCCCAAGGTCTCGATTCCCGGCAAAGTCTGCCGCATACACGTTTCGCGGGAGAATTCTGCGAGAGAGCTGGGCCGGCTGTCGTTTCTTGTTACTGCCCTGGGGGACGGGGGCGTCGAGAAAAGATATTGGGTAACAGCAAATGTCTCAGCGCGTGCGACGGCCGTCTGCGCTGCTCAGCTCTTAAAGGCGGGCTCTGTAGTTGGCCCTGGCGATGTCTTACTCAGGGAGCGCGAGATCAGGGGCAACTTCTCAAAACGTCCGGTTCTGGACGTGAAACTTGCAGTCGGCAAGATGCTCAAGCGAGGTGTTCCAAAGGGCAAGATGCTCACCACGGACATGCTGTATGTGCCCCCGACGGTCAAGAGAAGATCGGTCGTTAGGCTTGAGGTAAGAGTCAGATCGCTTCGCATCACGACTCTGGGCAAGGCGCTCAAGGACGGCAGAGCGGGGGACCTAATTCCGGTCAGGAACATCGCATCAAGAAGGACGGTCTATGGCGTTGTGCAGGAGGACGGGACAGTGGTTGTGCTCGTTGGGAGCGACTAA
- the flgG gene encoding flagellar basal-body rod protein FlgG, whose protein sequence is MIRSLWTSATGMQAQQLTIDTISNNLANVNTGGFKKSRAEFQDLMYETLRSPGAPVAGSQVPSGIQLGHGVRAVSTQREFSEGSLKNTSSPLDLAIEGKGFFQVIMPNGDTAYTRAGSFQMDSSGSVVTPDGYKLSPDIVISPDALSVSIESDGTVSVMQPGQTSPTEVGSIELALFSNPGGLSGIGRNLFRETDSSGAPTTGTPGEEGRGSIAQGFLEMSNVSVVDEMVQMIMTQRAYELNAKSIQTTDEMMSQANNLKR, encoded by the coding sequence ATGATAAGATCGCTTTGGACGTCTGCGACAGGGATGCAGGCGCAGCAGTTAACGATCGATACGATTTCCAACAATCTCGCCAACGTCAATACAGGCGGTTTCAAGAAGTCGAGAGCTGAGTTCCAGGACCTGATGTATGAGACGCTCCGCTCACCCGGTGCTCCGGTGGCGGGCTCACAGGTCCCGAGCGGGATACAATTGGGGCACGGCGTTCGGGCAGTCTCGACTCAGCGGGAGTTCAGCGAAGGAAGCCTGAAGAACACCAGCTCGCCGCTGGACTTAGCGATCGAGGGCAAAGGGTTTTTTCAGGTGATCATGCCGAATGGCGACACGGCCTACACGCGAGCCGGCTCGTTCCAGATGGACAGCTCTGGCTCGGTCGTAACGCCTGATGGCTACAAGCTCTCTCCCGACATTGTCATCTCGCCCGATGCGCTATCGGTTTCGATCGAATCGGACGGGACGGTCTCGGTGATGCAGCCGGGACAGACTTCCCCGACGGAGGTTGGGTCGATAGAGCTTGCCCTGTTCTCTAACCCAGGCGGCTTGAGTGGAATTGGCAGAAACTTGTTTCGGGAGACTGATTCGTCAGGGGCGCCGACAACCGGAACGCCGGGCGAGGAGGGTCGGGGGAGCATAGCCCAGGGCTTTTTGGAGATGTCGAACGTTTCTGTGGTCGATGAGATGGTTCAGATGATCATGACCCAGCGGGCCTACGAGCTGAACGCCAAGTCGATACAGACCACAGACGAGATGATGAGCCAGGCCAACAACCTGAAGCGATAG
- the flgF gene encoding flagellar basal-body rod protein FlgF, giving the protein MIKGLYDAASGLLSEARAHEIRANNLANINTVGFKKDTPFFRLLAESSSSSSNDPSGVVVGGTATDFSQGPLRSTGNSLDLALDGDGFFVVQFGDKEGYARAGNFKVDPDGKLMDQNGLSVLAEEGELSIPAGAQVTIDSNGEVFTDGNSIGVLKVMTFDDTSVLKKVGSSLWVDGTEKAEPKKATGAKVQQRFLESSNANVIEEMVSMIDEMRRYEAHQKTIRSILDDTIGRTIDSLPSLK; this is encoded by the coding sequence ATGATTAAGGGCCTATATGATGCGGCGTCAGGACTTCTGAGCGAGGCACGGGCGCACGAAATACGTGCAAACAACCTCGCTAACATAAACACGGTTGGGTTTAAGAAGGACACGCCATTTTTCCGGCTCCTTGCAGAGAGCAGCTCGAGCTCCTCCAATGACCCATCGGGCGTCGTTGTGGGCGGGACCGCCACGGATTTCTCGCAGGGGCCGCTGAGGAGCACCGGCAATTCGTTGGACCTGGCGCTCGATGGCGATGGGTTCTTCGTGGTGCAGTTTGGGGACAAGGAGGGCTACGCAAGGGCTGGCAATTTCAAGGTTGACCCTGACGGCAAGCTCATGGACCAGAACGGGTTGTCTGTTCTCGCGGAGGAGGGCGAGCTCAGCATCCCGGCTGGGGCACAAGTAACCATCGATTCAAATGGAGAGGTTTTCACGGATGGTAACTCAATTGGCGTGCTGAAAGTGATGACGTTCGACGACACGTCTGTCCTCAAAAAGGTGGGAAGCAGTCTCTGGGTGGACGGAACGGAGAAGGCCGAGCCGAAGAAGGCGACCGGTGCGAAGGTCCAACAGAGATTCCTGGAATCGTCGAACGCGAACGTCATCGAGGAGATGGTCTCGATGATTGATGAGATGAGGCGTTACGAGGCGCACCAGAAGACCATCCGCTCGATTCTGGACGATACAATAGGCAGGACAATCGATAGCCTGCCCAGTTTGAAATAA
- a CDS encoding DUF1015 domain-containing protein: protein MAEILPFRGYRYSPDKVRALDDVIADPYDKIDDELREFYYEKSPHNIVRIIKGKTYPKDTKDNNQYVRAAGFLDAWIREGILQRDQSPCIYIYDQEYVVPGAGTTRTRKGFVALFRLMSYEEGGVKPHEQTLAGPKADRLNLMRATRAQFGQIFMLYPDPDNLVNNLLDEGRSARQPLVAKDRFSDLHKVWPVSDPSMIGELQKLMLDKQVFIADGHHRYETALAFRDEMRGKVSQTDDFETIESRMITFVSFDDPGLLVLPTHRLVSDVKSFDAMALIENLKQFFELESLPFSDASSRETAQRKTMEILHRASPKGHVFGVLLAGQKQFLVARLKDESWLDEMLAGAGSEEFRRLDVVILSTLILERMLGITKEDLTSERNVQYLRDVGEGVKSIIGGEGQALFVLNPTKARQVRNVASAGVRMPQKSTDFYPKLVTGLVLNKLTL from the coding sequence ATGGCAGAAATACTTCCATTCAGAGGGTATCGCTACAGCCCTGACAAGGTGAGGGCTCTCGACGACGTAATAGCCGACCCCTACGACAAGATAGACGATGAGCTCCGGGAGTTCTATTACGAGAAAAGCCCGCACAATATCGTTAGGATCATCAAGGGCAAGACATACCCAAAGGACACAAAAGACAATAATCAATACGTCCGAGCCGCGGGCTTCCTCGACGCCTGGATACGCGAGGGGATACTTCAGCGGGACCAAAGCCCCTGCATATATATCTACGACCAGGAGTATGTTGTCCCGGGGGCCGGGACCACGAGGACAAGAAAGGGGTTCGTTGCCCTTTTCCGGCTGATGTCCTACGAGGAGGGCGGCGTCAAACCTCACGAGCAGACGCTGGCAGGTCCCAAGGCCGACAGATTGAACCTGATGCGCGCCACGAGAGCCCAGTTTGGCCAGATTTTCATGCTCTACCCGGACCCGGACAACCTAGTGAACAATCTTCTGGACGAGGGGCGCTCCGCACGCCAGCCCCTAGTGGCCAAGGACCGCTTCTCAGACCTGCACAAGGTCTGGCCCGTCAGCGACCCAAGCATGATCGGCGAGCTGCAGAAGCTGATGCTTGATAAGCAGGTTTTCATAGCGGACGGGCATCACCGTTACGAGACTGCGCTCGCTTTCAGGGATGAGATGCGAGGCAAGGTCAGCCAGACGGACGATTTCGAGACGATCGAAAGCCGCATGATCACTTTCGTGAGCTTCGATGATCCGGGCCTTCTAGTCCTTCCCACGCATCGGCTTGTCAGCGATGTAAAGAGCTTTGATGCGATGGCTTTGATTGAGAACCTGAAGCAGTTTTTCGAGCTGGAGTCGCTGCCGTTTTCGGACGCTTCGTCACGAGAGACCGCACAGCGCAAGACAATGGAGATACTCCATCGCGCCTCGCCGAAGGGCCACGTGTTCGGCGTGCTATTAGCTGGGCAGAAGCAGTTTCTGGTGGCGAGGCTTAAAGATGAGAGCTGGCTGGATGAGATGCTGGCGGGGGCTGGGTCCGAGGAGTTTAGGCGGCTGGACGTCGTCATTCTCTCGACTCTGATTCTTGAGAGAATGCTGGGGATTACAAAAGAGGACCTGACCAGCGAGCGGAACGTCCAATACCTACGCGATGTGGGCGAGGGCGTTAAGTCGATCATCGGCGGCGAAGGTCAAGCCCTCTTCGTGCTGAATCCAACCAAGGCGAGGCAGGTCCGAAATGTCGCCTCGGCTGGTGTGCGGATGCCTCAGAAATCGACGGACTTTTATCCGAAGCTTGTAACGGGTCTTGTGCTTAACAAGCTTACACTTTAA
- a CDS encoding FapA family protein — translation MEAPLLVEGNVDIRYGDVEAPGSVVVRGDVRSGRSVSAKGSITIHGVVEAATIVAEGDVSVQHGVAGRSKGSISAQGKITLGYVSEAKLDSKSGIVIGSSAMNSTLLTDGDVVIEGDGVLVGGVVMAAGNLTAGRVGHKGVDLWEKGVAKHIVEKTTIMLGFPPNLRKRLMESRPQLSLAEKSGRAAARNVQYLLSRGVPEVDETTSERLMFLAKAPVSVAFLLGKGAKAAAAVNEELRMMLADIAQELPLPHNVSASEHSALQDLSLHLYHLFAANDFVIDVHKDIEALLGSPKLNKNAAFYARDTVYKGVELTIGFAELAVDQLMGGTVFKLAGDEIVAEPWTEGAVAEV, via the coding sequence ATGGAGGCTCCGTTGCTTGTCGAGGGTAACGTTGACATAAGATACGGCGATGTCGAGGCTCCCGGCAGTGTCGTGGTCAGGGGAGACGTGCGCTCAGGACGCTCGGTCTCGGCAAAGGGCTCGATCACCATCCACGGGGTGGTCGAGGCTGCCACCATAGTCGCTGAGGGCGATGTGTCGGTTCAGCACGGGGTCGCCGGCCGCTCCAAGGGAAGCATCAGCGCACAGGGCAAGATAACGCTCGGCTATGTGAGCGAGGCTAAGCTCGACTCGAAGTCCGGGATCGTAATCGGCTCGTCCGCCATGAACAGCACACTGCTGACCGACGGGGATGTCGTCATTGAGGGCGATGGAGTGCTTGTCGGCGGAGTCGTGATGGCCGCTGGAAACCTGACAGCAGGTAGAGTGGGTCACAAGGGAGTCGATCTGTGGGAGAAAGGCGTGGCTAAGCACATTGTGGAGAAAACCACCATCATGCTCGGGTTTCCGCCTAACCTCCGCAAACGTCTCATGGAGTCCCGGCCGCAGCTTTCGCTGGCCGAGAAGTCAGGGCGCGCGGCGGCAAGAAACGTCCAGTATCTCCTGTCCCGCGGGGTCCCGGAGGTGGACGAAACCACTTCAGAACGGCTGATGTTTCTGGCGAAGGCGCCTGTATCTGTGGCTTTTCTGCTGGGCAAAGGAGCTAAGGCGGCCGCCGCCGTTAACGAGGAGCTCCGAATGATGCTGGCTGACATTGCGCAAGAGCTGCCGTTGCCACACAACGTGTCCGCAAGTGAGCATTCCGCACTTCAAGACCTTAGTCTGCACCTGTATCACCTTTTCGCTGCAAACGACTTCGTGATCGATGTTCATAAGGATATTGAGGCGCTGTTGGGCAGCCCCAAGCTCAACAAGAACGCGGCGTTTTACGCGCGAGATACCGTCTATAAGGGCGTGGAGCTGACAATAGGCTTTGCAGAGTTGGCGGTGGACCAGCTGATGGGCGGGACCGTCTTCAAGCTCGCGGGCGACGAGATCGTGGCGGAACCCTGGACTGAAGGAGCTGTTGCGGAGGTGTAA
- a CDS encoding PilZ domain-containing protein, giving the protein MSDETEQTSKQRRDFFRRQMALPVGAKLFALPGHTELPPERDLAVKTVNLSAGGVLLLATGPTPAAELLCEGALIDLSVSSFGSPLPIRLLGRVVRVEDPGPDELRFAVEFILITPSEADAIVRKVSL; this is encoded by the coding sequence GTGAGCGACGAGACGGAACAGACCAGCAAACAGAGAAGAGACTTCTTTCGGAGGCAGATGGCGCTGCCGGTTGGCGCAAAGCTCTTTGCCCTCCCCGGCCACACCGAACTGCCGCCCGAGAGGGACTTAGCGGTGAAAACCGTCAATCTGAGCGCCGGCGGCGTCCTACTTCTGGCAACGGGACCTACGCCGGCGGCCGAGCTGCTTTGCGAGGGAGCTCTAATTGACCTCTCGGTTTCTAGCTTCGGCTCACCCCTGCCAATCAGGCTTTTAGGTCGCGTCGTGAGAGTAGAAGACCCCGGCCCGGACGAGCTACGCTTCGCCGTCGAGTTCATTCTCATCACTCCTAGCGAGGCCGACGCGATCGTCCGGAAAGTCTCGCTTTAG
- a CDS encoding MlaD family protein: protein MERTLKEKSLALKVGIFAVIGIAILFYLSIRVGEISLTKREDRIDVYVVFDTVGGLEEKAEARLAGVVIGRVTRIYLRNGKAAVEAAVDRSAQLRVDATARITVQSMVGASYLEFLPVSATAALAEEGTEFRGEVSPGFAELAGSTTSLMTKLSLIADDMKLVSESVKNVIGTQQGEQQLKGILQKLDQATSNMNLMIVQNRQDVDKAVVAIREFAETLRDMTPAVLHKVEQLADRANSMVSSNQAEVREMMKKLNAASGRLNEVLADVQDITKSVKEGKGTIGKLIAEDTVHQELTNTLSEFRQTMSSAKDFLDKTSQIKAYLGYRGEYLTDEAEFKNYVTVKLEPREGRYFLFELANDPYGKEKTVEEYKVTETVTEEGGLVKLVRTHKYSETTRKEKRALFSLQYARRFGPVTFRGGLIESEGGFGTDLNLMNDRLALSLDAFDFDEDDYDPHLKFTGRFDIYKSFYITAGVDQILNEQRRSFYAGLGLMFREDDIKYIFSQMPTSGF, encoded by the coding sequence ATGGAACGAACGCTGAAAGAGAAAAGCTTGGCCCTCAAGGTGGGGATTTTTGCCGTCATCGGCATTGCCATCCTGTTCTATCTGAGCATCCGTGTCGGCGAGATATCACTCACAAAGCGGGAGGACAGGATCGACGTTTACGTCGTGTTTGATACGGTCGGTGGGCTTGAGGAGAAGGCCGAGGCCCGTCTGGCGGGCGTCGTAATTGGCCGTGTCACGCGAATATACCTGCGAAACGGCAAGGCCGCGGTCGAGGCGGCAGTCGATCGCTCGGCGCAGCTGCGAGTGGACGCGACGGCGAGAATAACTGTGCAATCGATGGTCGGCGCATCCTATCTAGAGTTCTTACCTGTCTCCGCTACTGCCGCTTTGGCTGAGGAGGGCACAGAGTTCAGGGGCGAAGTGTCGCCCGGCTTCGCTGAGCTCGCTGGCAGCACGACCTCGCTCATGACCAAACTCAGCCTCATAGCCGACGACATGAAGCTCGTCTCCGAATCGGTCAAGAACGTCATTGGCACCCAGCAGGGCGAGCAGCAGTTGAAGGGCATACTTCAGAAGCTCGACCAGGCTACCTCGAACATGAACCTGATGATCGTCCAGAACAGGCAGGATGTAGATAAGGCCGTCGTGGCCATTCGCGAGTTTGCGGAGACGCTCCGCGACATGACGCCTGCCGTCCTGCACAAGGTCGAGCAGCTCGCCGATAGGGCCAATTCTATGGTCTCGAGCAACCAGGCGGAAGTCAGGGAGATGATGAAGAAACTGAACGCCGCCTCGGGGCGCCTCAACGAAGTTCTGGCGGACGTTCAGGACATCACCAAGAGCGTCAAGGAGGGCAAGGGCACAATCGGCAAGCTCATAGCCGAAGACACCGTCCATCAGGAGCTTACCAACACGCTCTCCGAGTTCCGCCAGACAATGAGCTCGGCGAAGGACTTTCTGGACAAGACCAGTCAGATCAAGGCCTATCTTGGCTACCGCGGCGAGTACCTGACTGACGAGGCGGAGTTCAAGAACTACGTAACCGTGAAGCTTGAGCCGCGCGAGGGCAGGTATTTCCTCTTCGAGTTGGCCAACGACCCCTATGGCAAGGAGAAGACCGTGGAGGAGTACAAGGTCACCGAGACGGTTACGGAGGAGGGCGGGCTCGTCAAACTCGTGAGAACGCACAAATACTCCGAGACGACCAGGAAGGAAAAAAGGGCGCTCTTCAGCCTTCAATACGCGAGGCGCTTTGGGCCGGTGACGTTCAGGGGTGGTCTGATAGAATCGGAGGGTGGCTTTGGCACAGACCTGAACCTGATGAACGACCGCCTGGCGCTGTCGTTGGATGCGTTTGATTTTGACGAGGACGACTACGACCCGCACCTGAAGTTCACAGGCCGGTTCGATATATACAAGTCGTTTTACATCACCGCTGGCGTTGACCAGATTCTGAACGAGCAGCGCCGCTCGTTCTACGCGGGGCTTGGCCTGATGTTCCGTGAGGACGACATCAAGTATATCTTCAGCCAGATGCCCACTAGCGGGTTCTAA
- a CDS encoding ABC transporter ATP-binding protein, translating to MSSQNDTNLATSGKLALRNFGGMYGRILAYAKPYTFRLVVAIVASSILAGANVGLISRLKPFIDDVLVAKQASLIPLIALSLVTLGLIICVMGYMSTYLIKFVGHNVVRDIRCELYEHIHALSLGFFQRESTGALISRIINDISKLRDLVTRDLADLVQSFFKIVGLLIFAFYTSWKFSLLAFALFPILAIPILHLGRKMRRTSKQAQNKIADVTQLMHEAISGARVVKAFGMERFEVNRFYKQAMKYFGVLMRAARVSALSSPLVQFIGVIGAAIVLVIGGYQVAGGTITAGELTAMLVALFAIYEPAKKLSRINVNIQRAFGAAERVFEIMDTKPKVVEAPDAIQLPVISKGIAFVNVSFAYDHELVLRNVSFEIPVGRIVALVGESGAGKTTIANLLPRFYDPTQGAIEVDGLDIRKATIKSLRSQIGIVTQEVILFNDTVRNNIAYGRMDFPEEKVIAAAKAAHAHEFITSLPNGYDTNIQEAGSRLSGGERQRLSIARAILKSPPILLLDEATSSLDSKAEMLVQDAIMNLVKNRTVLIIAHRLSTIRAADKILVLEKGRIVEEGTHAALMKKAGAYKRLYDLQFRQPGPLT from the coding sequence TTGTCCAGTCAGAACGACACCAACTTGGCCACCAGCGGCAAACTCGCACTCCGCAACTTCGGAGGGATGTATGGGCGTATTCTGGCCTATGCAAAGCCCTATACGTTCAGGCTCGTGGTTGCCATCGTGGCCTCGAGCATTCTCGCCGGGGCGAATGTCGGGCTCATCTCGCGACTCAAACCATTCATTGACGACGTGCTCGTCGCCAAACAGGCAAGCCTAATCCCACTGATTGCGCTTTCGCTCGTCACACTCGGCCTGATTATCTGCGTCATGGGCTATATGTCCACATACCTCATCAAGTTTGTCGGCCACAACGTCGTGCGAGACATCCGCTGCGAGCTTTACGAACACATTCACGCCCTGTCCCTCGGTTTTTTCCAGAGGGAATCGACCGGCGCACTCATATCTCGGATCATCAATGACATCTCGAAACTGCGAGACCTTGTTACAAGAGACCTCGCCGACCTCGTGCAGAGCTTCTTCAAGATTGTGGGGCTTCTGATCTTTGCCTTCTATACTAGCTGGAAGTTCTCGCTGCTCGCCTTTGCTCTGTTCCCCATTCTCGCAATCCCGATCCTGCACTTGGGCAGAAAGATGAGGCGCACGAGCAAGCAAGCACAGAACAAAATAGCCGACGTAACGCAGCTGATGCACGAGGCAATCTCGGGCGCCCGCGTGGTGAAGGCGTTCGGCATGGAGAGGTTCGAGGTCAACCGGTTCTACAAACAAGCGATGAAGTACTTTGGCGTCCTGATGCGCGCCGCCCGTGTCTCAGCGCTTTCTAGCCCTTTGGTGCAGTTTATCGGCGTGATAGGTGCTGCGATCGTCCTCGTAATCGGTGGCTACCAGGTCGCCGGCGGCACTATAACTGCTGGGGAGCTGACAGCGATGCTTGTCGCGCTGTTCGCTATATACGAGCCAGCTAAGAAACTAAGCAGGATAAACGTGAACATCCAGAGGGCTTTTGGGGCGGCTGAGCGTGTCTTCGAGATAATGGATACCAAGCCCAAGGTTGTCGAGGCGCCGGATGCAATCCAGCTGCCCGTCATATCAAAGGGCATCGCCTTTGTTAACGTCTCATTTGCCTACGACCACGAGCTCGTCTTGCGGAACGTCAGCTTCGAGATACCAGTGGGCCGCATCGTGGCGCTGGTCGGTGAGAGCGGGGCCGGCAAGACAACCATCGCCAACCTCTTGCCCCGGTTCTACGACCCCACACAGGGCGCAATCGAGGTAGATGGCTTAGACATCAGGAAGGCCACGATCAAATCGCTCAGGTCGCAGATCGGCATCGTGACGCAGGAGGTAATTCTTTTTAACGACACTGTTCGCAACAACATCGCCTACGGCCGTATGGACTTCCCGGAGGAGAAGGTCATCGCGGCGGCCAAGGCTGCCCACGCTCACGAGTTCATCACATCGCTGCCCAATGGTTATGACACGAACATCCAGGAGGCAGGCTCGCGGCTCTCCGGGGGCGAGAGGCAGCGGCTGTCGATCGCACGTGCCATACTGAAAAGCCCGCCGATCCTACTCCTGGATGAGGCGACATCATCGCTTGATTCAAAGGCCGAGATGCTGGTTCAGGATGCGATCATGAACCTCGTCAAGAACAGGACGGTGCTGATTATTGCCCACCGACTCTCCACTATCCGGGCCGCCGACAAGATACTCGTCCTGGAGAAGGGTCGCATCGTTGAGGAGGGCACACACGCAGCGCTGATGAAAAAAGCCGGCGCCTACAAGCGACTCTATGACCTACAGTTCCGGCAGCCGGGCCCGCTGACCTGA